GGTCGGCCCCTCCTCCAACCTCTCCTGAGTCTGGACTCTCAATGTTGATTAGATTATCCATTCTTGTTCCGCTGTAGAGCTTCACTGTCATGATTTTTGTTTGATTGGGTATAATGTGACAAAAAAAGAGTACTGTATATGTTTTATGGTTTTGGTTATTTATAAAATAACCTGTGTTCGTTGTGGTGTACGAGGCTGGGGCATGTGTGGAAAACAAATCGTGGCATGACCTGTTTGTTTTCTTTCCCTTTGTCTTGCCATTGgtttttaaagggatagttcactttttttaaatgttagtTGAGTTTCCACTTAAAAACTGTCATCCAAACTATTTTTAAGTTTGTTAGTTGGTTATTTAGAAATGGCCAGACTCTCCTGGCGAGGTAACATTAAGCTACAGCTTCAAAAAAGTTAATTATCCCTTTAAGTGGCCATAGAATATTTTCTGAAGCTTCCATTTCCACCACAAAGTCTCACAAAAGGCTGTAACTATGGGGGAGCAGGCTATTGTGGCCTTCCCATTGGTGGTTTGGTCTTTGGAACTGAAGGGCCCATCAATGTTATCTGCTTTGTTGTTGGAACATGGAGGTACCCTACTCTAAGTACTGCTATACCAGTGTGTTGTAGTTATCCATCTAATGGCAGTGTGTCGGTCGCTTTTCATTGTTATTATAATAACCATGTTGCTCTTTCCACAGTGCTCACACTTATCCCAGTATGCTGATGTTGAAACATGTTGCTTTCAGTCGATAAATGCCCTAATTTTTTCTTCTTTCTATTGAGAACAGAGCAGCATTTCAGACCAATTAGTTGTACAaaacataataaacccatgtatCCTGCAAAAATAAGTGGACTCCACTGGCTGTTTGATGTGTTTTTCTGCTTGGGAAGTGGAGCCAATGTTCCTGCCTCACTCTGCCAAGCCCACCTGAGATAATAACTCTGGTGTTAATGGTGAGGATTGTATTTATTTGACGCATTCACTCAGCCCTATGTCTATCTTTTTTTTGTACAGATTGCTCAAGTGAGCGCAAAATATGAACCGTTTTTAGTTTCTTAGCTCCCTAATGTCTCAGACTACCAAAACTTCACTGATTGATATTTTGCTTAACTTAATCTCCCCCCAGAGGTTTATATGAAGAATGCTCTTCCTCACAATAAGGCAGTATTTTACATGACACACAAGTTAGATCTACAAAACAGGATAAATAGCCCCCTCTCCTGTCTGACACATTAATTTATATCATTCATTCTCTAACTTCACTTCTCAATGGTAGTTGTTTCCAAAGGCACCaccatatctatatccacagccaTTAACTTCCAAAATGTTGGCAGATACATACATAATGTAAGGAATAAACGCTGATGTTTTGTACATTACCTTGGGAAATAATGGACGACACAGCGGGACGAGGCAGAGCCAAGTTCCTTTGTGTAGTTAATTTTTCCAAGATCATAGAGTACCATAGTAATACCCATAAatcctagcggtcaaacagggaaatgattccaatcgtttttccaccattcatttttcccaaagTGGATTTTAGAAAAACTTAAAATAAAGGCAgtgttttgtgtttgtttaccCAGGCATGACGTTTTGAAAATGTCACTAGGACAAGGTAACTTTTATCAGTATGTtcgcctgtatttaccccccaaaaatgaaatgctaattggCTACTAATTTGGCTATCATAAAGAATTACAAATGACATGATGACCTGGATGAGACTGCCGAATCGGAgtaaaggtaagaatctctgatgttagctaaatgtagtaattcATAATttggctacatttctttaaatggacaattctgtggACTGTCTcatgcaagttttaaattgacacaatacctgttagcaaatatgtcagctagagatgatgtgcaggagcttgcagggatttgtagttttgcatgaggcctactttgatgctaattatcattttcgaatctgagagtaaatagagctgaatatattgatatgtcaccttgtccgagagagatttacatgttatcaaaacgtcacgccagggtaagcctacacagcCCTTAATTTAAGTATTTCTAAAATTTCCTATAGGAAAAATGAATGGTttaaaaatgattggaaccatttccctgtttgaccgctaggttttatgggtcttatgacacctccactgtggggttCTATGTACAGAACATTGGCATTTATCCCGCTTATAACAGTTGCCAAAGAAAACAATATGAAAGAACACTTTTACTGGTAAAAATACTTTTCTTCATTGATATTTAGATTTTTAAACGCAAATTCATACCCAGTCGTTCTTTTGATTAGTTCGATATTTacagacgtgacccagtcattcgttcttTATGTTCTGTTGCCATGTTCAGTGGCAACGTTCTAATCCCTTGCTTGCTGCTAGCGAGCCAACTAGCCACGACTGCACAGTCATTAcctctgcagccagaataacagcaaagtttATTCTGTTGCGTTTGTTAAAACTGTTTATCCCACTTATACCAGTTGCCAAAGAAAACATTACTAATACACACATTTACCGAACATAAATAAAATGTTGTCGTTGATATTTTAATTTATATAAGCAACTTCATAATTTCTCATCTTTTGGTTGATAGAGACACGATCCAGTTGTTCGTTTGATTagttctgtcacaccctgatctgcttcccctgtctttgtgattgtctccacccacctccaggtgtcgcccatctgccCCATTATCCCctatgtatttatacctgtgttctctgtttgtctgttgccagtttgtcttgtttgtgaaGTCAATCAGCGTTTTTGTattcagctcctgcttttccccagtctctcttttcttgtCCTTCTGGTTTTTgatccttgcctgtcctgaccctgtacccgccctcctgaccactctgcctgctcctgagcctgcctgctgtcctttacctttgccccacctctggattaccgacctctgcctgacctgaccttgagcctgcctgctgtcttgtacctttgcccctgttgctgtaataaacattgttactttgacacagtctgcacctgggtcttaccttgattcctgatagttAAATAtttatggactcgacccagtcgttcgttctttATGTTCCATTGACATGCTCGCTGGcaatgttcttatcccttgcaTGTTAGCTAGCCGGCTAGCAACCAGAATATACCAGAGTGTTGTTGAATACTCCTTTCtaattggcttgaagggcattctagagaatgcattatttccctataatGCATGGTATATTTGCACGGTAGAATTAAATGGCTAGTTAATTTGTGCATGTTTTGTTTAAGCTGCCTTTAAAAGCAAAAGTCGAATTGAATAGAATATTGGTATTGTTGAATTcgattttcataatagcaagctagaactgatggtttggttagctaaactagcaagtctgtttgtttagttaccatggcaactactgtagctaactagtaaacttgctagctacttcagtggaagttgaacacatttctacctgcaaatgaacacatttctacatGCAGTcatggtataaaagggataatcaactcggGGCTCTATGGGTTCTCTGGAATATAATGCAACTCTGCGGAAGGTCAGTTCCACTCCACTAGCACGTCGTGGAACACACTTTCCATGGAACGCATAGTCcctcgttgattatcccttactTAATGTCCATTCTATAATGCCCTTCTAGCCAATCAGAAACTAGTATTCAACTATGCTGTGGTATAAATACAGGTAACTGCCTAAATAAAGTGTCtcaatagggcgttgggccacctcgagccgccagaacagcttcaatacaTCTTGGCATATATTCTTCAAGTGTCTGAAACCATTCTTCCATgataaattccatcatttggtgttttgttgatggtggtgaaaaACGCTTTCTCGTGTACCGCTCCAGAAAtccccataagtgttcaattgggttgagatctgaacacagacacacacacacaaacacacacacacacacacacacacaaacacacacacacacacacacaaacacacacacacacacaaacacacacacacacacacacacaaacacacaaacacacacacacacacacacacagaaaaacagaaaaccgcctatgctcctttgagaccgcTCTTTAAAAGTCACTGAGTTCTTTTCTTCTAAGGTAGCCAAAATAATACATGaacctaagcatgatgggatgttaatttctTAATTAACTCTGTCATTGAGTTGCCCGCTCTCCACTcccttttccctcagaacagcctcaattcatcggggcatggactctacagggtgtcgaaagcattccacagggatgctggcccatgttgactccaatgcttcccacagttgtgtcaagtttgctggatatcctttgggtggtgggccattcttgatacatacaggaaactgttgaacTTAAAAAAGAACAGCGttgaagttcttgacacaaaccggtgcacctggcacctactaccatacccggttcaaaggcacttaaatcttttgtattgcccattcaccctctgaatgccacacatacacaatccatgtctcaattgtctcaaggcttaaaaagccttctttaacatgtctcctcctctTAATCTACACTGATGTGGCTTTAACAAAAtaaaggctgtatcacatcttgccgtgattgggagtcccataaggtggcgcacaattggcccagcatcgtatgggtttggctggggtaggccgtcattataaataagaatttgttcttaactgacttgcctagttaaataaaggtataacatTTTTTTATAATAATGAAAAAATGTGACATCtataaggaatcatagctttcacctggattcacctggtcagtctatctaTGTAATTGAAAGAGCGGtggttcataatgttttgtcaaaATATATCACTCATCTTGACATATACTAAAATCTTGAATGTCAATCAATCAGCCTCCATTGACACAATGGAAAAATCTAATGATTCATTATTGAAATATTATGGGTGACTGAGAAATTTGTATAATTTAAGGCCAAGTTTCAAACAATAATGTAGGCAATAGGGATGGTGGTGTGAGCATGGGGGTCTGAGCAGATGAGATGTAGtcattgtttgtgtgtatgtaagtTGTTGTTTGCATGTATAAGTTTGTATTTGCAATGTACATTGAAAAAAAAGAATATAGGGAAAATACAATATTATATATATGAAaaatatttaattaatttaattaattaatcaattcTTATTAATTGAATGTCTTGTCAACCCTCATTAATCTCACATTAGGTCTATGCTTCAGAAAATTTGAATTGTTATGTACCATGTGATTATGTAGTCGGTCATTTTTTTGTGTGGAAATTTTTGTTTTGACATTCTACAAGAGAAACTATCGAAATAGTGTTGTAAAATATAGTCTGCAGGCACTTGTGAATGACAAACGTCAATAAATCCCACAATTCCTTGTGTAGTTCCAGAGCTCGAGTTTTGACAACGAACatggatatactgacaagatacaaatctctgtgccctaacaatgggagtcgttgtccacaAAGGAACAAGCTGTCTAGCTCCCACGTGATGGGTGGGCTtcacgtgatgtattgttgtttctaccgtcttgccctttgtgctgttgtctgtgcccaataatgtttgtgctgcaaccatgttgtgatgctgccatgttgttgtcatgttgtgttgctaccatgctgtgttgtcatgtgttttaatcccagaccctgtccccgcaggaggccttttgcctgttggtaggccgtcattgtaaatacgaatttgttcttaactgacttgcctagttaaataaaggtaaaaaaataaaaaattatattCAACACTTTCATTGACCTCCATACTCCTTGCTTGGTGGGCAAAACAACGATGaaacgccacctgctggagggagacagatttcCCCCCGTTGggcttctctcttcctttctggcTTTGATTAGTGGCTTTGATTGGGGGTCATGTGACGTTACATAACCAGGCTCCAGCTCAGTTCAAGGAAAGTAGGCTGCACTGTTCAGGCATTTGACGACGGGAAAGCAACGAATAAACCACGCTGAAGGTGCAGGTAACGTCACTGAAGACATATCTCAACATAAGGAGACAAAATCCTGTTTCAGTTCGTCTTTTTTTGGTGCTTTGATTCGCGAGTGCATAGGTCGTTAACAGACCCGCATTTGCAGTGTTGAAATGAAGCGATAGTTGTTACAAAATATGTAAGGTTGAAGCTGATTTAGAAATCAGGTTTACATCCAGCATTTTTAATGTGAGTCAAGGACGTGTCTGTTAGAGTGCCACGGTTGGCCTGATGGAAACATTGAATTTGTCGGTAAATTTGACAAATGTCGACAAAATACGCTAAATGTATAATGCGAGAAATTACGGCGGAAACGCCTTTATGCACAGATTTTGATGTTCAGCgtggaagaggcgaagcgagaggtttTACTCAAACTAAAATATGTCCACGAAGTGCGGAATGTTTGTATGGAGGTCCGAGTGTTGCATTTggttaaaaaaatgtaattgatCATACGCTACGTTAGGCTTATTTTATCGAATAGAAGTTTCGCAATGGTTAGGTTGGTATTCCTTACACGTGGTATTTCGGTAACTGTGGAAATGCAACTTTTAATCAGTTGTGCCTGTTGTAGAGTGATGGACTCATTAGTATGGACATTGCCACTGAGGGCTACAAAGATGCGCCATCAATCCAAATGGCCTGTTCATACGCGTATCAGCCCTCTCATTGTCTAGAATGTCCCACCTGTTCTCGCCTGCTTTCCTTCTTTGAGAACATGTATTTCCATTTTTAGAGCGGTCACTTGTCTATCTTACCAATATAATAGAGCATCTTTGATATATTAAACCATCCTATCGAAAGTCACACGATACAGGTGTGTGGtactcccactacgactcgggaaagcatgcagtttattgggctacagatgaaataagttatgaacttATGCACGGTAATGATCTTGATgcccctttccaataaatatcgaggttcttattctggtgacatgatgattgagtCCTGGCTGCTGTTTTGACATAAAAAATTATGAAGTCAGTGCCAGCCCTAGCCTTTGCAATTTTGCCATGGGGCTGTTAAAATATTTAGCAATTTCATAACACATTTCCTGCTACTCTACCAATTTTGCCTTTGGGTGGAGAAACATTTTGCAGTTTTGAATGTGATATCTGAGTTAGGGTGACTAACAAGATGAAATTTGGTAAAAATCAGTTCAATAttattctcaacttttggccatgactgtgaACTATTTGCTAGAGCACACGTGCCAAGACCAGTCGGCACATCCATTATATAACACAACATTCTTACAAACAACCATTCCAGTTGAAAATGTAACTTTTTCGGTACATGGTCATTTTAACCACGAAAGTAATTTTTATTTGCACTATGTCATCACGCACATTTTAATGGTGACACCCCTCtggcatatttttttttttaatgaggaTTTTTGAATATTCGCATTAAAATCCGTTGGCAATTTGATGGAAACGGGTGAAATGTGGATACATTTTGAAACGCTGACATTTTATATTTTGCTACTTTTGTATTCGCTCTGGGCTGTCAtgtagggctgggcggtataccgtattttataatataccggtattgatgcacggaccggtttgggtttttactttaccttctataacggtatttgaatgtttgttaaatgtgatacggcATGTGTACTGTCCATtggggggagaaaaaaaaagtttcactgCGCTACTTCAGCGGTCTCTCTCCATGCCGCTTTCCACACAGACTTAGCCCCGCCCTCTGTCACTCAAGGAGCACATTTGTTGTTCCTCGACCACGAGACTCTTGCGTTCAGTCTTCATGGTCAATGCAGCGCATACAACAATATTGATGACAACAATGCTGTATTCACTTTGCTTTTTAATATAAGTCCACTAGCGTTCTATAATTACATTTTTCTTACATCTGCCAACAGCTAGCTTGTCTTAGCAAGTTTGGCCTAAATCTTGTAAAGCCGCTAAAGCTAATcgctagctaataaatgtactgaaTCAGAGCAAATTGGCTAtgcagcctgataataccagtgtttgtgtagacCTAGATCAGCATGTTTGTGCAGCTGTGACTTCTAAATCAGAGGAATGTGCAATGTAAGAATGTTAGCTACTTCATGTAGTTAAGAGAGAACATtcaatgtagccaaagattatagggtcccctaggaaacacttgTCAACACTTTGGTGtgtaccctgtcacaataactcctccccGTGGCATTTTCATTCATTGTCCTGtcaaacactgtattcaaagtgcccactattatattcCAACTATAGAATTTGAATTGTCATTCTATCCTCCAAGTGTTTTGCTCTAAATCGCAAGTCAAAttgcaattgcaacatttggtttgAAATGAGGCCTAGATGGTTTGACAATATTGTGCAGCCctacgtggcagtgtggaaatgatctcaaatgagtGCAGAAAATGTATAAATTATTTTGGGTTGAATTGAACcatataaaacaatcagaatggagaagaCTGATTTTTGTCATTCTTAGCACCCTAGGGTCGCACGTtactcataaagcaaatgtagaactttttattattcaaaaacatTAAGTACCGTCATACCATCCAATTTTTTTCAATACCGTGATGATATTttgtccatattgcccagccctAATTTAGTGCACATGCATTTTGTTTACATCACAATCAAACTTGTGTGTTTTGAGTTTGtcgtgtgatttcatgaatagccTAGTTGCATTTCATGCAATATATTATCAGTTGAAAGTTATCCTTTTCAGATCAAACAATGCTGATCTTATAGGCTACAGAAATGTATTTGACCAACTACAAAAGCAGAACACTAAACTGCAAAGTTTGGGCTATAAAACACTCCTCTGCAATCTATTCAATagacaaaaaaaataaaacaatcaaATCAAACAGAAGTTGGCAAACAAATGAACTTTTTAATTGTGACAACTGTCTTTCCAGGGATCAGAAGAATGAATTTCCTCCTGGAAACCCTTCAAGTGATCGTAATGTCGATCTATTACAACATGGAGGCGTTTGTCCGACTGTTCATCCCACCCAAGAACAAAAATGTCACCGGTGAAATCGTCCTCATCACTGGGGCGGGCAGCGGCATTGGCCGGCTCCTGGCTGAGAAGTTTGCCCCCCTGGGCGTTTCTCTGGTCTTGTGGGACATCAACCAGGAGGGCATGGAGGAGACTTCAAGGCTAGTGAAGGAGAAAGGGGCGACTAAGGTCCACTACTACTTGTGTGACTGCAGTGACAAGTCTGAAGTCTACAGAGTGGCTGACAAGGTAATCCACCTGATTCTTATCAACTAGTCTTCCATCAAGACTATACTTTGCTGAATTAGTGTTGCTGCTTTGTTGGGTAATTCTCAGCAAGCCTTATGGTCTCCTGTGATTGGATGGCAGTGATATTAAATAGATTCCGGAGGGTTGAAAACTGCCCCAAACTGCCAGGGTACACACCCACATTGAACCACAACCCCAAGACTGAAATCTGAGCAACAGAAAAACAGATGAGAAATCGACCAGTTCAGTCCCTCTTAAAATACCCCCCCAGGTTCAACCTGTTACCCATGTCCATAATTACACAGCAACAATGTTATATAATCCTTACCATAAGTGAGTCGCCAGGATGTAGGAAACAAAGATGTGGTGTGTGTCGAATCAACGCGTGTTTTTGAAGTAATGTGGTAAGTTAACACATGTCTATGTTTAGGTCAAGATAGAGGTGGGGGATGTAAGCATTCTCATAAACAACGCAGGCATCGTCACGGGCAGGAAGTTCATGGATGCACCAGACTCCCTCATTGAGAAAACCTTCGAAGTTAACACCATGGCACACTTTTGGGTGAGAAAATGAGATGACTAGTGCACATCTGCGCACACTGTCTTGTCTGGTTTCGCTCACTTGCTGTCTTTATCTGTCAGTGCAGGCATTTTAAATGTGAAAGCATTATCCTAAATCCGCCAATATGTTTCTAAAAATTTGATGTCTCTAACCTCATTGTAGGCCTATGTCCCTTGTAGTGTCAATTCCACCCTCACCCATCAAAATGAACACAGATCTGTGTACTGATTCATATTTCATTGTATAAGTTCTCCTGCTAATTTCTCTCTAGACATATAAAGCCTTTCTCCCAGCGATGACTGCCAACAACCACGGTCATCTGGTCAGCATTGCCAGTTCAGCTGGTCTGATTGGTGTCAATGGGCTAGCAGGTAAATCACCCACTATGCATGACTTACTCCAATGTTCCTCAATACTGGACCTGGAGAGTGACGggatgtgcaggcttttgttccggTCCAGCACCAAGACACCTGATGATGGCTAATCAATGTTTGATGACTGGCTTAATCAGGTGTTGGTGCAATGcaagaacaaaagcctgcacagaAAATCTAAGgacatttatttgtcacatgcttcgtaaagaacgggtgtagactaacagtgaaatgcttagttacaggTCCTTTTCCCAACAGTGCTACACACCCTGTAGCCATTGTGCAGAACATTACCTTTGTCTATGCTGTAAACTCTGGCCAGTACATTATGCAATCAGATTCCTATCATGGAGCTGATCGATACAGATGTTATCAGTCGACCTCGAATGGGGTAGAGGTTTAATGTGTAACTtattgtactactgtactgtagttgaAAGTTCCAAAAACAGACTGAGGTAGATGGACTGAAAAAATGGTTCAAGGACAGTCTATTTCAACACTTAATTGATGTTGACATTGCCAATGCAATTTCACAATTTAGTATAGACAAACATTATCTTGCTGTAGAGAACTTTGTTTAACCTGCTCTAAAACTGTTTGCAAATACATGTTTCCCTCTCCTGATAGATTACTGTGCCAGTAAGTTTGCTGCTATTGGCTTTGCTGAGTCCGTGGCTCTAGAGCTGCTGGCTACTGGGAAGGATGGAGTCAAGACTACCATAGTGTGTCCATTCTTCATCAATACTGGCATGTTCGATGGCTGCAATACTAAGTAAGTTATTTGCCATAAGGTGTTATACCGGATTTAATTTGACTTTAAAGTTGTCCAATTATTTTTAATGCTTTTATAAAGGGTTATCCTCTttgcatatattttttaaaagtttCTCATTACAAGTTTGAGATTGAATCCTGCTAAAAGGGTTTGCATCCATGTAGAAAACTACTTTAATATGCAATCTCTTTAAATGTCAGGGCCAGTTCTGTTCCTTTGAAACTCCCTACGAGAGacttttgaattaaaaaaataaataattttatGACCTTGTCTCAGCATTGACAGGGCAAAATAGGTTGTGTTGAGGCAGGACTTACAAAAGTTCTGGGAGACTTCCTCTCTGAGCTGTGCTTGTGAGTTACTAATGCCTATTGTCACAACACTGTATAAAAGGTcaaatatgtggactgatactcaACGTTGCTAGTTGAAATTGCTGGCCCTATGGTAccattaagtgataatgccagagaagccggcgtttggaggatatattggcaggGGTGTTAGGCAAATCgttccaatatatcctccaaacactggcttcaaaggcattatcacttttatactaTGAGTTACCAACatgttcaaataatgattgacattttCATTCATGtaattttgatgaatttattcatactatttcatcctcccacaagatatagtcctgacacaaatctagggttcctacccaagccggctggtcgttcgttctatcggttcggttgccggagatggaacatttagaacggtCTGGCAACGtttttatcccttgcttgctCGCTAGCTACCCAATTACGGCCAACTTACAGtaacgtcaaacagtgcagccagaataacagcgaAGTAGCTGCGTTTGTTTAatctgttttctagtgacatttatttggatacatccataacaatgagctaacgaTGTGCAATTTCACCTGGCATAGGAAATCTGCTCTCTCGTCGGGAcacttgttcagaggagctagccaacaacacagctaacacaattaCTTTAAATTGGAGCTGGAAAGACGGCAAGCTCGCTGCATTTTGTTTTAGCtgtttctttgtatatatccataaattatgccagctgattcatgatttacaCTGGTTGAGAAAAGATG
The sequence above is a segment of the Oncorhynchus nerka isolate Pitt River linkage group LG20, Oner_Uvic_2.0, whole genome shotgun sequence genome. Coding sequences within it:
- the sdr16c5a gene encoding short chain dehydrogenase/reductase family 16C, member 5a isoform X1, giving the protein MNFLLETLQVIVMSIYYNMEAFVRLFIPPKNKNVTGEIVLITGAGSGIGRLLAEKFAPLGVSLVLWDINQEGMEETSRLVKEKGATKVHYYLCDCSDKSEVYRVADKVKIEVGDVSILINNAGIVTGRKFMDAPDSLIEKTFEVNTMAHFWTYKAFLPAMTANNHGHLVSIASSAGLIGVNGLADYCASKFAAIGFAESVALELLATGKDGVKTTIVCPFFINTGMFDGCNTKWPLLLPVLDPDYVANKIIEAILTDQVYLLLPRTMYLIIGLKNIIPAKLAILLGMYLGAFNFMDAFKGRVKKVE
- the sdr16c5a gene encoding short chain dehydrogenase/reductase family 16C, member 5a isoform X2; the encoded protein is MNFLLETLQVIVMSIYYNMEAFVRLFIPPKNKNVTGEIVLITGAGSGIGRLLAEKFAPLGVSLVLWDINQEGMEETSRLVKEKGATKVHYYLCDCSDKSEVYRVADKVKIEVGDVSILINNAGIVTGRKFMDAPDSLIEKTFEVNTMAHFWTYKAFLPAMTANNHGHLVSIASSAGLIGVNGLADYCASKFAAIGFAESVALELLATGKDGVKTTIVCPFFINTGMFDGCNTKWPLLLPVLDPDYVANKIIEAILTDQVYLLLPRTMYLIIGLKNSLRWKQAALLGKYLGAFENPEHCETTSLKLH